From the genome of Edaphobacter dinghuensis, one region includes:
- a CDS encoding lysophospholipid acyltransferase family protein, which yields MSFLRSLGRSIRLAGMFAVAGTELLVKRPTTREARADWLHRFAGRAIRGMEIEVDVVGKFPEHGAVISNHLSYMDIVVFAALHSCVFVSKAELQEVPVLGWMTTMAGTVYVARGHGGSAVKARSGMQAAADAGLPVVFFPEGTTTNGSVLLRFHSGLLAQAMESRMTVTAAYVQYSLGAGNGNATVADDVCYWGDAKMLPHIFKLLGLRGLKAKVRFAERPIRFSSDVLHRKMAAMEAQVAVAVLEEQMWRSEGSGESTGEVSEGMHHF from the coding sequence GTGAGTTTTCTGCGATCTTTGGGACGAAGTATCCGGTTGGCGGGAATGTTTGCGGTGGCGGGGACGGAGCTGCTGGTGAAGCGTCCGACGACGCGCGAGGCCAGGGCGGATTGGCTGCATCGATTTGCGGGGCGGGCGATTCGGGGGATGGAGATTGAAGTCGATGTGGTGGGGAAGTTTCCTGAGCACGGGGCGGTGATCTCGAACCATTTGAGCTATATGGATATTGTGGTGTTTGCTGCGCTACATTCGTGCGTCTTTGTGTCGAAGGCGGAGCTGCAGGAGGTTCCTGTGCTGGGGTGGATGACTACGATGGCGGGGACGGTGTATGTGGCGCGGGGGCATGGCGGGTCGGCGGTGAAGGCGCGGAGCGGGATGCAGGCAGCAGCGGATGCGGGCTTGCCGGTGGTGTTCTTTCCTGAGGGGACGACGACGAATGGGAGTGTGCTGCTGCGGTTTCATAGTGGTCTGCTGGCGCAGGCGATGGAAAGCAGGATGACGGTTACGGCGGCCTATGTGCAATACAGCCTGGGAGCAGGTAATGGAAATGCGACGGTGGCGGACGATGTCTGCTACTGGGGCGACGCGAAGATGCTGCCGCATATCTTCAAGCTGCTGGGTTTGCGCGGACTGAAGGCCAAAGTGCGGTTTGCGGAGAGGCCAATCAGGTTTTCGAGCGATGTGCTGCACCGGAAGATGGCGGCGATGGAGGCCCAGGTGGCTGTGGCGGTCCTGGAGGAGCAGATGTGGCGTTCCGAGGGAAGTGGGGAGAGCACGGGGGAGGTATCTGAGGGAATGCACCATTTCTGA
- a CDS encoding GNAT family N-acetyltransferase has translation MLTATGTPAVELLPDQTVTTQFLIKKDIRLEAGRYIARLALRDGEREAAYRLRFRVFNLEMNEGLESAYEDGFDKDHFDEVCDHLIVVDKVSGEIVGTYRLQMGDVAKRYFGYYSEQEFCFAPYEAMRNEIVELGRACIQREHRSPEVLHLLWRGIARYALANGGRYMMGCCSLTSQDADMGWAVYESLQDWMVEPELRTVATTAFTLPAMTTKLEEVRAPKLLRAYLTIGAKICSEPAIDREFKTIDFLTLMDLQTLHPRMAARFLEGH, from the coding sequence ATGCTTACAGCTACCGGAACCCCTGCAGTTGAGCTTCTGCCTGACCAAACGGTTACAACGCAATTCCTGATCAAGAAAGATATTCGACTGGAGGCCGGCCGGTATATTGCCCGGCTGGCTCTAAGAGATGGCGAGCGGGAGGCAGCGTACCGGCTGCGCTTCCGCGTCTTTAACCTGGAGATGAATGAAGGGTTGGAGTCGGCCTATGAGGATGGTTTTGACAAAGACCACTTCGATGAAGTTTGCGACCACCTGATTGTCGTGGACAAGGTAAGCGGCGAGATCGTTGGGACGTATCGTTTGCAGATGGGCGACGTTGCGAAGCGGTACTTTGGCTATTACAGCGAGCAGGAGTTCTGCTTTGCTCCCTATGAAGCGATGCGGAATGAAATTGTCGAGCTGGGGCGGGCTTGCATTCAGCGGGAGCATCGGTCGCCGGAGGTGCTGCATCTGCTGTGGCGCGGGATTGCGCGGTATGCGCTGGCGAATGGTGGGCGCTACATGATGGGTTGCTGCTCGCTGACGTCGCAGGACGCGGACATGGGCTGGGCAGTGTATGAGTCGCTGCAGGACTGGATGGTGGAACCGGAGTTGCGCACGGTGGCGACGACGGCGTTTACGCTGCCTGCGATGACGACGAAGCTTGAGGAGGTTCGAGCGCCGAAGCTGCTGCGGGCTTATCTGACGATTGGCGCGAAGATTTGCAGCGAGCCTGCGATTGACCGCGAGTTCAAGACGATTGATTTTCTGACGCTGATGGATTTGCAGACGCTGCATCCGCGGATGGCGGCGAGATTTCTTGAGGGACACTGA
- a CDS encoding lysophospholipid acyltransferase family protein, protein MKLLAILLALVLDCVLRRPRAGVESAVWAHEWSRKIVGALGVEWSVAGRLPESGAVVSNHLSYLDILVYLSVRPFVMVAKSEVEHWPLLGKITQRAGTVYVQRGGGPSTYGAVNAAMAAAYRSGLPVLFFPEGTTTDGQSGVLPFRRGLFHSVLNEGVELRTAAVRYELVDSANEGASVARDVCWVGDDYLGPHLFRLLGLRGVKAEIQFGDEVRARGDRFVLSEGARGVVVEMCEGALVSELVGV, encoded by the coding sequence GTGAAGCTGTTGGCGATATTGCTGGCGCTGGTGTTGGATTGTGTGTTGCGGCGACCGCGAGCGGGGGTGGAGTCAGCGGTTTGGGCGCATGAGTGGAGCCGCAAAATTGTAGGGGCGCTTGGGGTGGAGTGGAGTGTTGCGGGCAGGCTGCCTGAGAGCGGCGCGGTGGTGTCGAATCATTTGAGCTATCTGGATATTCTGGTCTATCTTTCGGTGCGTCCGTTTGTGATGGTGGCGAAGAGCGAGGTGGAGCACTGGCCGCTGCTGGGAAAGATCACGCAGCGCGCAGGGACGGTGTATGTGCAGCGCGGCGGTGGGCCGAGCACGTATGGCGCGGTGAACGCCGCGATGGCTGCGGCTTATCGTTCCGGGTTGCCGGTGCTGTTTTTTCCTGAAGGCACGACGACGGATGGACAGAGTGGTGTGCTGCCGTTTCGTCGAGGGCTGTTTCATTCTGTGCTGAATGAAGGAGTTGAACTGCGGACGGCGGCGGTTCGGTATGAGCTGGTTGATTCAGCGAACGAAGGAGCTAGTGTTGCGCGAGATGTTTGCTGGGTGGGCGACGATTATCTTGGGCCGCATCTGTTTCGGCTGCTGGGATTGCGTGGGGTGAAGGCGGAGATTCAGTTTGGGGATGAGGTGCGGGCGCGGGGGGATCGGTTTGTTTTGTCGGAGGGTGCTCGGGGTGTTGTGGTTGAGATGTGTGAGGGTGCGTTGGTGAGTGAGCTTGTGGGTGTTTGA
- a CDS encoding purine-nucleoside phosphorylase, translating into MTDQYTRATAAADYIRTLTPLTPRLGIILGSGLGNFAAQVEDPTTIPYADIPHFPQSTVEGHSGKLILGHIAGVPVAVMQGRVHAYEGYSLAEVTFPTRVLGLLGCKSLIVTNAAGAINTSYKQGSLVAISDHINLTGSNAALGPNEAKFGPRFFDMTNAYSLALRTLAHAEAAKQNIPLAEGVYLAVLGPSYETPAEIRAFRILGADLVGMSTVHEVIVARHMGLEVLGLSLVTNMAAGVLNEAINHEEVMETGRRVEHQFTSLLKALIPQIA; encoded by the coding sequence ATGACTGACCAATACACTCGAGCCACCGCCGCCGCCGACTACATCCGTACTCTCACGCCGCTCACGCCGCGCCTCGGCATCATCCTCGGCTCCGGCCTCGGCAACTTCGCCGCACAGGTCGAAGACCCCACCACCATCCCCTACGCCGACATCCCGCACTTCCCTCAATCCACCGTCGAAGGCCACTCCGGCAAGCTCATCCTTGGCCACATCGCCGGAGTCCCCGTAGCCGTCATGCAGGGCCGTGTCCACGCGTACGAGGGCTACTCCCTCGCCGAGGTCACCTTCCCCACCCGCGTCCTCGGCCTGCTCGGATGCAAATCGCTGATCGTCACCAACGCCGCCGGAGCCATCAACACCAGCTACAAGCAAGGCTCGCTCGTAGCCATCTCAGACCACATCAACCTCACCGGCTCCAACGCCGCCCTCGGCCCCAACGAAGCGAAGTTCGGCCCACGCTTCTTCGACATGACCAACGCCTACTCCCTCGCACTTCGCACCCTCGCTCACGCCGAAGCCGCAAAGCAAAACATCCCCTTAGCCGAAGGCGTCTATCTCGCCGTCCTAGGCCCCAGCTACGAAACCCCCGCCGAGATCCGCGCCTTCCGCATCCTCGGAGCCGATCTCGTCGGCATGTCCACCGTGCACGAAGTCATCGTCGCCCGCCACATGGGCCTCGAAGTCCTCGGCCTCTCCCTCGTCACCAACATGGCCGCCGGAGTCCTCAACGAAGCCATCAACCACGAAGAAGTCATGGAGACCGGCCGCCGCGTCGAACACCAGTTCACCAGCCTCCTCAAAGCCCTCATCCCCCAAATCGCATAG